From Eubacterium sp. 1001713B170207_170306_E7, one genomic window encodes:
- the hisF gene encoding imidazole glycerol phosphate synthase subunit HisF, which yields MLTKRIIPCLDVDHGRVVKGKKFKDIQDVADPVELGRYYSEQGADELVFYDITASYEERDIFIHTVEKVAEAVRIPFTIGGGISRVEDFRKVLMAGADKVSVNSSAVKNPQLIRDAALKFGNQCVVLSIDAKRNEKGSWDVYVKGGRENTGIDAIEWAKRGQELGAGEICINSIDTDGVKHGYDLELNRRLSEILTIPVIASGGAGEKAHFSEVLKAGADAALAASVFHYKEIPIPELKAYLAGEGIAVRK from the coding sequence ATGCTGACTAAACGTATTATCCCCTGCCTGGACGTGGATCACGGACGGGTGGTCAAGGGGAAAAAATTCAAGGATATACAGGACGTGGCCGATCCCGTAGAGCTGGGCCGCTATTACTCCGAACAGGGAGCGGACGAGCTGGTATTCTACGATATTACCGCTTCCTACGAGGAGCGGGATATTTTTATCCATACTGTGGAGAAGGTGGCCGAAGCGGTCCGCATTCCCTTTACCATCGGCGGGGGCATCAGCCGGGTAGAAGACTTCCGCAAGGTGCTCATGGCCGGAGCAGATAAGGTCTCTGTCAATTCCAGCGCCGTTAAAAATCCGCAGCTGATCCGCGACGCGGCGCTTAAATTCGGCAACCAGTGCGTAGTGCTCTCCATCGACGCAAAACGCAACGAAAAGGGCTCCTGGGATGTTTATGTGAAGGGCGGCCGTGAAAACACCGGTATTGACGCCATCGAATGGGCAAAACGCGGCCAGGAGCTGGGCGCGGGCGAAATCTGCATTAACTCCATTGACACCGACGGCGTAAAGCACGGGTATGACCTTGAGCTCAACCGCAGACTGTCTGAAATTCTGACCATTCCCGTCATCGCCTCCGGCGGCGCAGGTGAAAAGGCCCATTTTTCAGAAGTCTTGAAGGCTGGTGCCGACGCTGCCTTAGCCGCTTCTGTTTTCCATTATAAAGAGATACCCATCCCTGAGCTCAAGGCCTACCTGGCCGGCGAAGGCATTGCGGTAAGAAAATAA
- the hisD gene encoding histidinol dehydrogenase, which produces MKTYTYNESIDNLDTLLKRDEGENQEIRSRVLEIIDTVKARGDAALIDYTEKFDGCRLEALRVTDTEIQEAFELVGPEMAAIIEEAAGNIRAFHEKQKEETWMYNPGPGITLGQHITPLERVGLYVPGGKAAYPSTVLMDSIPAIVAGVDSLVMVTPPGRDGKINPNILAAARIAGVHEIYKVGGAQAIAALAYGTESITPVNKIVGPGNIYVATAKKEVFGKVAIDMIAGPSEVLILADGTANPVYAAADLLSQAEHDEMAMPILVTTDAAFGEKVVSEVYHQIEADLGRKEIARKSVDNYGFVFVAENLDQAFELSNAIAPEHMEILLPEPMQYLERVRNAGAIFLGSYTPEPLGDYFAGPNHTLPTSGTAKFSSPLGVYDFMKKSSILSYSEEALEKVYTKIAAFARSEGLDAHAKSVERRYENK; this is translated from the coding sequence ATGAAAACTTACACCTATAATGAAAGCATTGATAATCTCGACACACTGCTCAAGCGTGACGAGGGCGAAAACCAGGAAATCCGCAGCCGGGTTCTGGAAATCATTGATACTGTCAAAGCCCGGGGCGACGCGGCGCTCATAGACTACACTGAAAAATTTGACGGCTGCCGCCTGGAAGCCCTGCGCGTTACCGACACTGAAATCCAGGAAGCCTTTGAGCTGGTGGGACCGGAAATGGCCGCTATTATTGAAGAAGCGGCAGGAAATATCCGCGCTTTTCATGAAAAACAAAAGGAAGAAACCTGGATGTACAATCCCGGTCCGGGCATTACCCTCGGGCAGCACATCACACCGCTGGAGAGGGTCGGTCTTTATGTGCCCGGCGGTAAAGCCGCCTATCCCTCCACCGTGCTGATGGACAGCATCCCGGCCATTGTCGCCGGTGTCGATTCCCTGGTCATGGTAACCCCGCCCGGCAGGGATGGAAAGATCAATCCGAACATTCTGGCTGCTGCCAGAATTGCCGGTGTTCATGAAATCTACAAGGTGGGCGGCGCGCAGGCCATCGCCGCGCTGGCCTATGGAACTGAAAGCATAACGCCTGTGAATAAAATTGTAGGCCCTGGAAATATTTATGTGGCTACCGCCAAGAAAGAAGTTTTTGGCAAAGTCGCCATCGATATGATCGCAGGCCCCAGCGAGGTATTGATCCTGGCTGATGGAACGGCCAATCCCGTTTACGCTGCCGCTGACCTGCTCTCGCAGGCCGAGCATGATGAAATGGCCATGCCGATTCTGGTCACCACCGACGCCGCTTTTGGCGAAAAAGTTGTCAGCGAGGTTTACCACCAGATTGAGGCTGACCTGGGGCGTAAGGAAATCGCCCGCAAATCGGTGGACAACTACGGCTTTGTTTTTGTGGCAGAAAATCTGGACCAGGCCTTTGAGCTCTCCAACGCCATCGCGCCGGAGCATATGGAAATACTTCTGCCTGAGCCCATGCAGTATCTGGAACGTGTCCGCAACGCAGGCGCCATCTTTCTGGGAAGTTATACCCCTGAGCCGCTTGGAGATTACTTTGCAGGGCCAAACCACACACTGCCCACCTCCGGTACCGCTAAATTCTCATCACCCCTTGGCGTCTATGATTTCATGAAAAAATCCAGTATACTCTCCTATTCCGAGGAAGCCTTGGAAAAGGTTTATACAAAAATCGCTGCCTTTGCCCGCTCCGAAGGGCTTGACGCCCATGCAAAATCCGTTGAGCGCCGCTATGAAAACAAGTAA
- the hisH gene encoding imidazole glycerol phosphate synthase subunit HisH: MIAIIDYDVGNLKNVYTALKDVELEGVITRDPKVLDNAEAIILPGVGAFSDAMDHLRQFDLIDCLDKNVRSGKTLMGICLGMQILFDKSYEDGEWTGLGYIPGEIVKFDAPELKIPHMGWNNLIIHRDDPLVRGIGGEDYVYFVHSYYAQPKNFDDVVAYASYSVKVPGIVRKENVIGMQFHPEKSSKVGTQLLMNFKENLK; this comes from the coding sequence ATGATCGCAATCATTGATTATGACGTGGGCAATTTAAAAAATGTCTACACCGCATTAAAGGATGTGGAGCTGGAGGGCGTAATCACCCGTGACCCAAAGGTCCTGGACAACGCCGAGGCCATTATCCTTCCAGGGGTTGGTGCTTTCAGCGATGCCATGGATCACCTCAGGCAGTTTGACCTCATCGACTGTCTGGACAAAAATGTGCGGTCCGGCAAGACCCTCATGGGGATCTGCCTGGGCATGCAGATTCTGTTTGACAAAAGCTACGAGGACGGTGAATGGACAGGCCTTGGCTACATTCCTGGAGAGATCGTCAAATTTGACGCGCCGGAGCTCAAAATCCCGCACATGGGCTGGAACAATCTCATTATCCACCGCGACGATCCGCTGGTCCGGGGCATCGGCGGCGAGGATTACGTCTACTTTGTCCATTCTTACTACGCACAGCCCAAAAACTTTGACGACGTGGTCGCCTATGCCAGCTATTCTGTTAAGGTGCCTGGCATTGTACGAAAAGAGAACGTCATCGGCATGCAGTTTCACCCTGAAAAGAGCTCAAAGGTCGGAACGCAACTACTCATGAATTTTAAGGAGAATCTCAAATGA
- the hisG gene encoding ATP phosphoribosyltransferase, which translates to MQIRLALAKGRVARKAIDLLQKIGYIFEDYDEKSRKLIFQDTTGAIEFFLVKSPDVPTYVEKGAADIGIVGRDVLMEHPANVYELLNLDIGQCKMCVAGFKDSKPQFGKKLVVGTKYPAIAKNYFNGKDEPVDLIKINGSVELAPLLGLSDCIVDIVESGSTLRENGLVVLEEICDISSRLIVNKVSLKTKGAMIDPIIERFEANLSIN; encoded by the coding sequence ATGCAGATACGTTTAGCTTTAGCCAAGGGCCGAGTGGCCAGAAAGGCCATCGACCTTTTACAAAAAATCGGATATATTTTTGAGGACTATGACGAAAAAAGCCGAAAGCTCATTTTTCAGGACACCACCGGCGCCATCGAGTTTTTCCTGGTAAAATCCCCTGACGTCCCCACCTATGTGGAAAAAGGCGCGGCGGATATCGGCATTGTGGGCCGGGACGTTTTAATGGAGCATCCGGCCAACGTCTACGAGCTCTTGAATCTGGACATCGGCCAGTGCAAAATGTGCGTTGCCGGCTTTAAGGACTCCAAGCCCCAGTTTGGCAAAAAGCTGGTGGTGGGAACAAAGTACCCGGCCATTGCCAAAAATTATTTTAACGGCAAGGACGAGCCTGTCGATCTGATCAAAATCAACGGTTCTGTGGAGCTGGCCCCGCTTTTAGGCCTGTCAGACTGCATTGTCGATATTGTGGAAAGCGGCAGCACCCTGCGTGAAAACGGCCTGGTGGTGCTGGAGGAAATCTGCGACATCAGCTCACGGCTCATTGTCAACAAAGTCAGCCTGAAAACCAAGGGCGCCATGATTGACCCGATTATTGAAAGGTTTGAAGCCAACCTTTCGATCAATTAA
- the hisIE gene encoding bifunctional phosphoribosyl-AMP cyclohydrolase/phosphoribosyl-ATP diphosphatase HisIE, whose product MNTDIELKFNHHGLIPAVLQDYYTRQVLMVAYMNKEALDKTLETGKATFWSRSRKELWTKGETSGNYQEVVAIDYDCDADTLLVQVLPKGPACHTGETSCFYRNLYTNEEKVTGNMDIIHKLADQVQDRRENPVEGSYTNYLFREGVDKICKKIGEESAETIIAAKNNSKEELTYEASDLLYHLTVLLNNQGVTFDDLFVELTKRHK is encoded by the coding sequence ATGAATACTGATATCGAACTGAAATTTAACCACCATGGCCTGATCCCGGCAGTCCTTCAGGACTATTACACCCGTCAGGTACTCATGGTGGCTTATATGAACAAGGAAGCCCTGGACAAAACTCTGGAAACCGGAAAAGCCACCTTCTGGAGCCGCAGCCGCAAGGAACTGTGGACAAAAGGCGAAACCTCCGGCAATTATCAGGAGGTCGTTGCCATCGACTATGACTGTGATGCCGACACACTGCTCGTACAGGTACTTCCAAAGGGTCCTGCCTGCCACACAGGCGAGACTTCCTGCTTCTACCGTAACTTATACACCAACGAAGAAAAAGTCACAGGAAACATGGATATTATCCATAAACTGGCCGACCAGGTGCAGGACCGCCGGGAAAACCCGGTGGAAGGCTCCTACACCAACTACCTCTTCCGGGAAGGCGTTGACAAAATCTGTAAAAAGATCGGTGAAGAATCTGCTGAGACCATCATCGCCGCCAAAAACAATTCAAAGGAAGAGCTCACCTATGAAGCCTCAGACTTGCTTTACCACCTGACGGTTTTATTAAACAATCAGGGCGTAACCTTTGACGATTTATTTGTAGAATTGACGAAACGTCATAAATAA
- a CDS encoding ATP phosphoribosyltransferase regulatory subunit: MLENYTIDGFENIQYQGYPALQKIENNLGRLFELYGYHPISTPTFEAYDLYAAEDSIASDDLFKLVNHQGKVLALKPDATLAVTRMAAINHHDPDEIIKFSYLTNIYRGFASPESVKKEMTQMGVEYFGNNSPECDGEIIALAIESLLSNGIEDVHIDLGHVGFINHLMDELALSAKEKAQLFKYIENKNIGDLGEFLNRKNLDDKIAAIILKLPKLYGEPQQVFEKMEALCINDAMKCVVDKLKAIYHHLEVTGYARYISFDLGFTNQMNYYSDLIFKGYINNWGEPVINGGRYNHLSEKFGISRPACGFGVDLLKMMEYMEQYHLLPQTEKRKTVILYDPADKCEGYKNADTLRQKGQPTELFMVKTTPEECVAALAQNVLYQDARYYLVRGHRAYRFTGQSFDAIDSIIEAEVN, from the coding sequence ATGCTAGAAAATTACACGATCGATGGCTTTGAGAACATCCAGTATCAGGGCTATCCCGCGCTGCAGAAAATAGAGAATAACCTGGGACGGCTTTTTGAGCTGTACGGCTATCATCCTATATCAACACCGACTTTTGAGGCCTATGACCTGTACGCTGCCGAGGATTCCATTGCCAGCGACGATTTATTCAAGCTGGTCAACCACCAGGGAAAGGTGCTCGCCCTTAAACCCGACGCCACTCTGGCTGTTACCCGTATGGCGGCCATCAATCATCACGACCCCGACGAGATTATCAAGTTCTCATATTTGACCAATATTTACCGCGGCTTCGCCTCACCGGAAAGCGTCAAAAAAGAAATGACTCAGATGGGCGTTGAATATTTTGGAAACAACAGCCCTGAGTGCGACGGCGAAATCATCGCGCTGGCCATTGAATCCCTTCTGTCAAACGGTATTGAAGACGTCCATATTGACCTCGGGCATGTTGGCTTTATCAACCACCTGATGGATGAGCTGGCTCTCAGCGCTAAGGAAAAAGCCCAGTTGTTTAAATACATCGAAAATAAAAACATTGGCGATCTCGGTGAATTTCTAAACCGAAAAAATCTTGATGATAAAATCGCAGCGATTATTTTAAAATTACCCAAACTTTATGGAGAACCACAGCAGGTTTTTGAAAAAATGGAGGCGCTCTGCATAAATGACGCTATGAAATGTGTGGTGGATAAACTAAAGGCCATTTATCATCATCTCGAGGTGACAGGCTACGCCAGGTACATTTCCTTTGATTTAGGTTTTACTAATCAGATGAACTACTATTCGGATCTTATCTTTAAGGGTTATATCAACAACTGGGGTGAGCCAGTGATCAACGGCGGCCGTTACAACCATTTGTCCGAAAAATTCGGCATTTCCCGTCCCGCCTGCGGCTTTGGCGTTGATTTGCTTAAAATGATGGAATATATGGAGCAGTACCATCTGCTGCCCCAAACCGAAAAACGCAAAACCGTCATCCTCTATGATCCGGCGGACAAATGTGAAGGGTACAAAAACGCAGATACCCTACGCCAGAAGGGGCAGCCAACCGAGCTGTTTATGGTCAAGACGACCCCTGAGGAATGCGTCGCTGCCCTCGCCCAGAATGTGCTCTACCAGGATGCACGCTATTATCTGGTCCGCGGCCATAGGGCCTACCGCTTTACAGGACAGAGTTTTGACGCCATTGACAGTATTATTGAAGCAGAGGTGAACTAA
- the hisA gene encoding 1-(5-phosphoribosyl)-5-[(5-phosphoribosylamino)methylideneamino]imidazole-4-carboxamide isomerase, with translation MIIFPAIDIKNGKCVRLKQGVKDDETIYFDNPVEVARRWEAEGAEYLHLVDLDGAFDGKPQNLEVVKDIVKALNIPVELGGGIRDEEIAKMYMDIGVSRIIIGTQAVKDLGFIEKLLALYDEKVCVSIDAKDGIVCTEGWVESSNIEALELAAKLERLGLSTLVYTDISKDGMMSGPNFDMLNVLNLHLNMDIIASGGIATAEHLKKLEEMNLYGAITGKALYEGTIDLAAYLKGEC, from the coding sequence ATGATCATCTTCCCCGCCATTGATATTAAAAACGGAAAATGCGTCCGCCTGAAACAGGGCGTTAAGGACGACGAAACCATTTATTTCGACAATCCTGTGGAGGTCGCCAGGCGCTGGGAGGCCGAAGGCGCAGAATACCTGCACCTGGTAGACCTTGACGGTGCTTTTGACGGCAAGCCCCAGAATCTGGAGGTCGTCAAGGATATCGTCAAAGCCCTTAACATCCCGGTTGAACTCGGCGGCGGTATCCGCGACGAAGAAATCGCGAAAATGTACATGGACATTGGCGTCAGCCGCATTATCATCGGGACACAGGCCGTCAAGGATCTTGGCTTTATCGAAAAGCTTCTGGCCCTGTACGACGAAAAGGTCTGTGTTTCCATCGACGCCAAGGACGGTATTGTCTGCACTGAGGGCTGGGTGGAAAGCAGCAACATCGAAGCCCTGGAGCTGGCCGCAAAGCTGGAACGCCTTGGCCTGTCCACTCTCGTGTACACCGATATTTCCAAGGACGGTATGATGAGCGGCCCCAACTTCGACATGCTGAATGTCCTCAATCTACATCTGAACATGGACATCATCGCCTCCGGCGGCATCGCGACTGCCGAGCATCTCAAAAAACTGGAGGAAATGAACCTTTACGGCGCTATTACCGGCAAAGCCCTGTATGAGGGCACCATCGACCTGGCCGCCTATCTAAAAGGAGAATGCTGA
- the hisB gene encoding imidazoleglycerol-phosphate dehydratase HisB, with amino-acid sequence MERIITLTRKTFETDIELTLNLDGTGQCDVSTGVGFFDHMLTLFTKHGRFDLTLKAAGDAVDNHHVLEDIGILLGKAFAEALGDKAGITRYAFQFTPMDEALCRICIDISGRPYLVYDVPLTREYIGEFETEMLEEFFIAFTNNSKMTIHVASLYGRNNHHIVEGIFKCFGRTLKQAVTIDPNVKGVPSTKGVLE; translated from the coding sequence ATGGAAAGAATAATCACATTAACAAGAAAAACCTTTGAAACCGACATTGAGCTGACCTTAAACCTCGATGGTACCGGGCAGTGTGACGTCTCCACAGGCGTTGGCTTCTTTGACCATATGCTGACCCTGTTTACCAAGCACGGCCGCTTCGACTTAACCCTGAAGGCAGCCGGCGACGCAGTAGATAACCACCATGTGCTGGAGGATATCGGCATTCTGCTTGGCAAAGCCTTTGCCGAGGCCCTTGGAGACAAAGCCGGCATCACCCGCTACGCCTTCCAGTTCACCCCAATGGATGAGGCTCTGTGCCGTATCTGTATTGACATCAGCGGCCGGCCTTATCTGGTTTACGACGTGCCGCTCACCAGAGAGTACATCGGTGAATTTGAAACCGAGATGCTGGAAGAATTTTTCATCGCCTTTACAAACAACAGCAAAATGACCATCCACGTGGCCTCTCTTTATGGCCGCAACAACCACCATATTGTGGAAGGGATTTTCAAATGCTTTGGCCGAACCCTGAAACAGGCAGTAACCATCGACCCCAATGTTAAGGGTGTGCCGAGCACAAAAGGAGTTTTGGAATGA
- the hisC gene encoding histidinol-phosphate transaminase — translation MKNFARKCVKDLEAYKVEAPQYDIILNANENPWDFPEALKKELCDEIMKTPLNRYPEACFPELLAELSDYTGAPADQIICGSGSDELIAMINQSFVNPGDTVITHTPSFAMYQIWTAIADGTFVGVPDKDGHIPDVEGIISAAKENDAKLVYLCNPNNPTGYLFPRYDIVQILEETNALVILDEAYMEFKGSTHADLVENYPNLLVLRTLSKAFGLAGIRCGYCLGSKALIDVMYKVKSPYNLNVLTQKAAVIALKNREKLLDRLKTLNAERHKMYKALRDMPLDSLCPTASNFIYFETGKGEAIYEAMKKNGILIKFFKGRPDMPASIRLSIGTPEENRKVLEILKQVL, via the coding sequence ATGAAAAACTTTGCCCGTAAATGTGTTAAGGATCTTGAAGCCTACAAGGTCGAAGCCCCGCAGTATGACATTATTCTCAACGCCAATGAAAACCCCTGGGATTTTCCTGAAGCGCTGAAAAAAGAGCTCTGTGACGAGATTATGAAAACACCGCTGAACCGCTATCCGGAGGCCTGCTTTCCAGAACTTCTGGCTGAGCTTTCAGACTATACCGGCGCGCCGGCTGACCAGATCATCTGCGGCTCGGGCTCAGACGAGCTCATCGCCATGATCAACCAGTCTTTCGTGAATCCCGGAGATACCGTCATCACCCATACCCCATCCTTTGCCATGTACCAGATCTGGACAGCCATCGCTGACGGAACGTTTGTGGGCGTGCCGGATAAAGATGGCCACATCCCTGATGTGGAGGGCATAATCTCCGCCGCCAAGGAAAATGACGCCAAGCTGGTCTACCTCTGTAACCCCAACAATCCCACCGGCTACCTGTTCCCGCGCTACGACATTGTCCAGATTCTTGAGGAGACCAACGCCTTAGTCATTCTGGATGAAGCCTATATGGAATTTAAGGGCAGCACCCATGCAGACCTGGTCGAAAATTATCCGAATCTTCTGGTCTTAAGGACACTTTCCAAGGCCTTTGGCCTGGCGGGCATCCGCTGCGGCTACTGCCTTGGAAGCAAAGCGCTTATCGATGTGATGTATAAGGTGAAATCGCCTTATAATCTCAACGTGCTCACCCAGAAGGCGGCCGTTATCGCCCTCAAAAACAGAGAAAAGCTTCTCGACCGGCTGAAAACCCTGAACGCAGAACGCCATAAAATGTATAAGGCACTGCGGGATATGCCGCTGGATTCGCTTTGCCCCACCGCCTCCAACTTCATTTACTTTGAAACCGGAAAAGGCGAGGCGATTTATGAAGCCATGAAAAAAAACGGTATCCTCATCAAATTCTTTAAGGGCCGCCCAGATATGCCGGCCAGCATCCGGCTGTCGATCGGCACCCCGGAGGAAAACCGGAAAGTACTTGAAATATTGAAGCAGGTATTATAA